The Ehrlichia chaffeensis str. Arkansas DNA segment ACGGGCATAAATAGCCAAGCTACTGATCAATCCAATATTTTGGCCTTCTGGAGTTTCAATTGGACAAATCCTTCCATAATGTGTTGGATGTACGTCTCTAACCTCAAAACCTGCTCTTTCCCTAGTTAAACCACCTGGACCTAAAGCAGATAATCTACGTTTATGAGTAACTTCAGATAATGGATTAGTCTGATCCATAAATTGGGAAAGCTGAGAAGAGCTAAAGAAATCTTTCAAAACAGTAGCCAAAACCTTAGGATTTACAAAATCACATGGCATTGCATTATCAAAATTGACCGAAGACATATAATCCATGATCATTCTTTCAAGTCGCAATATACCAATCCTAAACTGATTCTCAATAAACTCACCAACAGATCTTACTCTACGATTACCAAGATGATCGATATCATCAACAGAACCTTCACCATCCCGCAATAACACTAATTTCTTTATGACATGAATTATATCATCTTTAGTTAGTACCGTAATATCTTCACTAACATTTAACCCAAGATGATCATTTAACTTTATTCTTCCAACAGTAGATAGGTCATATCTTTCTTTTTCAAAAAATAACCCATCAAAAAAGGCTTTTATAGTATCTAAACTAGGTGATTCACCAGAACGTAAAACTTTATATATTTCAAACAGCGCATCTTCATAAGATACATTTTTATCTAAAAATAAGGTATTTAAAATATATGGACCAACTGTTAGAAAATCTATATTTAAAACAAAGATTTCCTCTATATTAAACAATTCTAGTTTGTTTATATGCTCGCTAGTAATATTTTCTCCTGCAGATATAATTAAAGCATTTCCAGTTGAATCTAATAAATCATTAGCAATAAATAATCCTTGAATTTCATTAAATGGAACTAAATACTTCGTAAGCCCATCATTAGCTAATTTTCTAGCCATTCTTAAAGTAATTCTGGTATTAGCTTTCACCAATACATTACCATCTGAATCCATAAGATCATGAGATAATCTAACACCCCTAAATCTATCAGCAACAAATGGAACAACCCATCCTTTTTCAGATTTTACATAACGTATTTTATCATAGAAAGTATCCAAAATATCATTATTAGATAAACCTAAAGCTCTTAAAAGTAAAGAGACTGGTAGCTTCCTCTTCCTATCAATGCGAAAATAAAGTATATCTTTTATGTCAAATTCAAAGTCTAACCATGAACCTCTATAAGGAATAATTCTGGCCGAATAAATTAATTTCCCAGAACTATAAGTTTTTCCTTTATCACTATCAAAAAATACACCAGGAGAACGATGCATTTGTGATACTATCACTCTTTCTATTCCATTTATGATAAACGTCCCATGAGAAGTCATGGTAGGAAGATCTCCTATGGAAACCTCTTGCTCTTTTATATATTTTATACTCTTTTCTGATGTTTCTTCATCTACTACATATTTTACTTCCTTGAAAGATACTTCCTGAACCTTCCATACTATAAAACGCAGAACTATACGTATAGGTACAGAAAAAGTAATACCCCTTTTTATACATTCATACTCATCATACTGTGGCTCACCAATACTATAACTTACAAACTCAAGAACAGCCCGACCTAATAAGTCTTGTATAGGAAACATAGATTGGAAAATATTCTTTATTCCACTTTCAGTATTTTGATCTATCCCAATAAATGCATTGTATGAATCCCTCTGTATTTTTATTAAATCAGTTAACGAATCTTTTATATCTATTGACTTTGCATAAGATAATCTAGGCACTGAATTAAAAGAATTTAATACATATTTAGTAGAAGTTACAGAAGAAGACATTAAAATCCCTCAAGATTAATAAATTACAAATAAAAGCTACATTAAAAACTATTTGATACTAACTTTTGCTCCAGCATCTTCTAGCTTTTTCTTGATTTCTTCAGCTTCTTCTTTCTTATACTTTTTACCTTCTATCAATTCTTTTGCACCTTCTTTTTCAACAAATTCTTTTGCTTCTTTTAATCCTAAACTAGTACACTCTCTTACTGCCTTAATCACAGAAATCTTCTTATCTGCAGCATAGCTTTCAAAAACTACAGAGAAATCTGTTTTTTCTTCTGCTGCTGCACCACCTTCAACTTGATTACCGCCTGCAGCCGGAACAGCTGTTAACAAACCACCCTTAGGAAACCCTAACTTTTGCTCCATCTTTTCCACTAATTCTGCTGCTTTACATAAATCTAAGCTACAAATTTGCTCCACCAAACTATCTATATCAACAGTACTCATAATAATTAACCCCAATCATAAAAAATAAAAAAGTATAAAATTAAAACATAGTATCACTCTTTATTGCCAAGAGCTTTTAAACACAAAGCCAATCTCACCGGAATATTATAAGATATCATACTCATTATTTGTGCATGTAATTCTCCTAAAGATGGTAAACTAGCAAAGTATAAAATTTTCTCACTATCTAATACCTCATTGCTATCGTATGCACATAATAAACTCACCTTGCTTTTATTACTTTTCATAAACTTTGCAAGAATTTTTGAAATTACTATGATGTCATCTGAATAAACAATAAATACAGAACCAAAAAACTTAGCAGCTAACTCTTCTCTGTTCATTTTCTTTAAAGCAATACGAGATAAGCTATTTTTGACTACCATTAAACCACTATTAGCCATTTTTAATTCTTTTCTTAGAGAAAAGAAATCATCAGCTACCATACCCTGAAAATTAGCAATTATAAAATATTTAAACTTAACAAACAATCCTTCCACTTTGCTTAAATGTAATTCTTTATCGCTACGCTTCACTACTTTTACTCCAATATTAATTATTTAAATTTTCTACTTTAACAGACTTTCCCATAGTTGAAATAATAAATACATCTTTAAAGTATAAACCTTTTATAGATGCAGGTTTACACTGCTTTACTGCACTAATCACTGCATTAAAGTTTTCTAACAAATCTTCTATAGAAAATTTAATATTCCCAATTTTTGCATGAACAATACCAGTCTTATCAGATTTAAATTTAATCTGACCAGATTTTATCATTTTAATAGCTTTAGCAAGTTCAAAAGTTACTGTGTTAAATTTAGGATTTGGCATTAACCCTTTAGGCCCTAGAATTTTAGCAATAGAAGAAACTGATGCCATAAAATCTGGAGTAGTAAGACACCAATCTACATCCAATTTACATTGCTTTTTCTTGACTTCTTCAATCAACTCTTCATCACCCACAATATCAGCCATAGCTTCTCTAGCCATTTCCAAGTACCCACCTTTAGCAAACACTGCAACTTTTATTTCTCTCCCTAACCCTTTAGGTAGTACAACACATCCTCTAACTTGTTCATCAGATTTCGAACTATTAATATTAAGATTTATTGCAACATCTACAGATTCACAAAAATTAGCTTTAGCAGATTCTATAACCTTCCTTAAACCTGACTCAACATCATAAACTTCATTACTAATCAATGAATTCATATAACTTCCTCTACTACAACCACTACTACTCAATTATTCTTCTACTACAACAATACCCATGGAAGATGCTGTACCGATAACCATTTTCGCTGCAGCTTCTACAGTATCAGCATTCATATCAGACATCTTGCGCTTAGCTATTTCATAAACAGCTGACATTTTAATTTTCCCAACATTGTCTTTTCCAGGATTTACTGAACCTTTATCAATCGCAGCAGCCTTTTTTAATAAATAAGACACAGGAGAATCGCTTATTGTAAAACTGTAAGACTTATCATTATAAATAGATATCCTAGCAGTGACTAGATCACCAACTTTATATTGCTTACCTTCACCACTTGTAATATCATTAAACTCTTTACAAAACTTAGGCATTGGTATACCACGAGGTCCTAAAACAGAAGCTATTTTAGGTCCAGGATTAGCTTTCCCAGCTTCTATCATCAAATTTATCTTAGATACTAAAACAGCACTCACGATTATCCCTCCACTTTTTGTATATGCTCTAACTTAAATTCTATCTTAGTCAGTCTACCAAATATCATCACACTGACTCCCGCTATTTTCTTATCATCATTAATATATTCAACTTTACCATTGAAATCTTGAAATAATCCATCATTAATTACAACTTCATCACCAATTTCAAAATTAACAACACTAGTATCATCTACTACACTTTGACACATTTTCTTACGCATAGACTCCATTTCATTTTCTGAAATAACTTTAGGAACACCAAAATCGTTATTTAAAAAATTCAATACCCTAGGTATACTCCTAATAAAATTCATTGAATTTTCATGTAAACTCATATACAAAAACACATACCCTGGCGACAACTTCCTTTTTACCAATACCTTTTTATTATGTTTTACCCGAGTAATTTCTTCATATGGGATAAACACTTCACGGAAACTCTCTTCCAAGCCTAATACCCGAGAATTTTCCAAAATAGTTTGACAAACTTTCTCTTCGCTACCAGATGATACCTGAATAATGTACCATTCATATTTCATAAATTACCCCAAGTACTATCTTTATCAACTTCAAAAATAAAAAATCCACACAACAAAACAAAACAGACATAAAAGTAATTATTAATATTACTATAAATAAAAACCCTATAACCTCATTTTTAGAAGCCCAAGAAACTTGTAAAGCTTCCTG contains these protein-coding regions:
- the rplL gene encoding 50S ribosomal protein L7/L12 — its product is MSTVDIDSLVEQICSLDLCKAAELVEKMEQKLGFPKGGLLTAVPAAGGNQVEGGAAAEEKTDFSVVFESYAADKKISVIKAVRECTSLGLKEAKEFVEKEGAKELIEGKKYKKEEAEEIKKKLEDAGAKVSIK
- the rplJ gene encoding 50S ribosomal protein L10, whose amino-acid sequence is MKRSDKELHLSKVEGLFVKFKYFIIANFQGMVADDFFSLRKELKMANSGLMVVKNSLSRIALKKMNREELAAKFFGSVFIVYSDDIIVISKILAKFMKSNKSKVSLLCAYDSNEVLDSEKILYFASLPSLGELHAQIMSMISYNIPVRLALCLKALGNKE
- the rplA gene encoding 50S ribosomal protein L1 — protein: MNSLISNEVYDVESGLRKVIESAKANFCESVDVAINLNINSSKSDEQVRGCVVLPKGLGREIKVAVFAKGGYLEMAREAMADIVGDEELIEEVKKKQCKLDVDWCLTTPDFMASVSSIAKILGPKGLMPNPKFNTVTFELAKAIKMIKSGQIKFKSDKTGIVHAKIGNIKFSIEDLLENFNAVISAVKQCKPASIKGLYFKDVFIISTMGKSVKVENLNN
- the rplK gene encoding 50S ribosomal protein L11, translated to MIEAGKANPGPKIASVLGPRGIPMPKFCKEFNDITSGEGKQYKVGDLVTARISIYNDKSYSFTISDSPVSYLLKKAAAIDKGSVNPGKDNVGKIKMSAVYEIAKRKMSDMNADTVEAAAKMVIGTASSMGIVVVEE
- the nusG gene encoding transcription termination/antitermination protein NusG produces the protein MKYEWYIIQVSSGSEEKVCQTILENSRVLGLEESFREVFIPYEEITRVKHNKKVLVKRKLSPGYVFLYMSLHENSMNFIRSIPRVLNFLNNDFGVPKVISENEMESMRKKMCQSVVDDTSVVNFEIGDEVVINDGLFQDFNGKVEYINDDKKIAGVSVMIFGRLTKIEFKLEHIQKVEG
- the secE gene encoding preprotein translocase subunit SecE, whose translation is MNNIAKFLLGVKQEALQVSWASKNEVIGFLFIVILIITFMSVLFCCVDFLFLKLIKIVLGVIYEI